The Desulfocurvus vexinensis DSM 17965 genome contains the following window.
CCGATGAACTGACCATCGAGGCCACGGGCGACCGCGGCAAGCTGGACGCCATCGTCGCGCTACTACAGCGGTTCGGCATCAAGGAGATTGCCAGGACCGGCGCGGTGGCCATGAAAAGGAGCATGCAGTAGGAATGACGCCGCGCCGGTCGGGCCCGACCCGGCGCAGCGAACGATCAGCCGATACGGAAATCAGCCGCGCGGGGAGCCTCCGGCGGCTGATTTCTCGTCTGCATTTTGGTTTCACCCTCAACGATTTGGAGAGGCACGCGATGAAAATCTACTACGACCAGGACGCCGACCTCGGGCTGCTCAAGGGCAAGACCGTGGCCATCATCGGCTATGGCAGCCAGGGCCACGCCCATGCCCAGAACCTGCGCGACTCGGGCGTGAACGTGGTCATCGGCCAGCGCCCCGGCGGGGCGAACTACGAGCTGGCCAAGGAGCACGGCTTCGAGCCCCTGTCCGCCGCCGAGGCCGCCAAGAAGGCCGACTGCATCATGATCCTGCTGCCGGACCAGACCCAGGCCAGCGTCTACAGGAACGACATCGCCCCGAACCTTGCGCCCGGAAAGGTGCTGTTCTTCGCCCACGGCTTCAACATCCACTACACCCAGATCGTGCCGCCCAAGGATGTGGACGTGGTCATGGTCGCCCCCAAGGGCCCGGGGCACCTGGTGCGCCGGGTGTACACCGAGGGCGGCGGCGTGCCGTGCCTGGTGGCCGTGCATCAGGACGCCAGCGGCAAGGCCCAGGACATCGCCCTGGCCTACGCCAAGGGCATCGGCGGCGCGCGCTCGGGCGTCATGGAGACGACCTTCAAGGAAGAGACCGAGACCGACCTGTTCGGCGAGCAGGTGGTGCTGTGCGGCGGCCTGACCTCGCTGATCCAGAAGGGCTTCGAGACCCTGGTGGAGGCCGGCTACCAGCCCGAGGTGGCCTACTTCGAATGCCTGCACGAGGTGAAACTCATCGTGGACCTGATCTACGAGGGCGGCCTGGCCAAGATGCGCCACTCCATCTCCGACACCGCCGAATACGGCGACTTCACGCGCGGCCCGCGCATCGTCAACGACGCGGCCAAGGCCGAGATGAAGCGCGTGCTCCAGGAGATCCAGGACGGCCGCTTCGCCAAGGAGTTCATCCTCGAAAACGTGGCCGGGCAGGCCTCCATGCACGCCATGCGCAAGATGACCGCCGAACACCCCATCGAGAAGGTCGGCGCCAAGCTGCGCGGCATGATGACCTGGCTCAAGAAGTAGCGCGCCCGGCCCGCAACCGGGCCGCGCACGGCAAGAAAAGGCCGCACCCGCGAGGGTGCGGCCTTTTTGCGCCGGGGGGCGATTGCCCCTGCGGCAACGGTGCCGGGCCCGCCACGGGGCAGGGGCGAGGTGCCTCGCCTTCGCCCTGGCAGGCCGAGCACTGCGCAACGGTTCGCCCCGCTTGCCTTGTACGGAAAAAATCCGTATACAGGCGGAAGAGGGCACTGCCATGACACACCAGACTGAAAATTCCATGTCCCGGATTGACGCCCGGATTCCCCTGTCCGTCCGCGAGGTCATTGACCGCGCCGCCGCCATGCAGGGCAGAACCCGCACGGACTTCTTGATCGAAGCGGCGCTGGAAAAGGCGGAAAGGGTCATCGCGGAGCAGGCGGTCCTGCGGCTGGTCGTAGCGGATCAGGAAGTGCTCGCCAAGGCTCTTTTGGATGAGCAGGTCACGGAAGCCACGCCTTTCATCAAGGGGCTGGCCGCCGAGTACGCCGCGCGGATACGCCATACATGAGCCTGCTGTTCGGGCTGCTGACGCCGGAATTGGACAGGAGCGGCTTTGCCTGCGGCGAACCCGCCCTGGACGCCTACCTGCACAAACAGGCCGGGCAGGACATGAAGCGCGGCTTCGCCACCGTGGTGGCCGCCTGCGAGAGTTCCAGCCCCGCGGTGATCGTCGGCTATTACACCCTGTGCGCCGCGTCGATCCTCCTGACCGCCCTGCCGGAAGAGACCGCCCGCAAAATGTCGCGCTATCCAGCCGTACCGGCCATTCGCCTGGGGCGGCTGGCGGTGTCCACCGCCATGCAGGGCCAGCACATCGGCAGCCTGCTGGTGCTGGACGCCGTGCGCCGGGCCTGGCGCAACGAACTGGCCTGGGCCGCGTTCCTGGTCGATGCCAAAAACGAGCGCGCCGCCGCCTTCTACGAGAAATTCCTCTTCCAACGCTTCCGCGAAAACACGCTCACGCTGTGGATGCACCGCAAACAGGCCGGAGCCCTGATCGCGGCTCTGGGCTGATTCAGCCTTGTTCCCCTTACTTCCCCCTGTGCAACAAAAACCCGGCGTCGAACGCTTTCGTTTGGCCCAGGGTCTGGGGGGTTTCCAGTTTGGCTTGGAAGGCCACTGCGTCCGAGTCCACGGGTTGGGCGCCGATGGCGGCGAAGGTCAGGGGCTGGGGGCAGCGGATGCGCAGGGCGGCGAGCTTGGGGTCCTTGAGGAAGGTCTGGATGCGTTCGACCATGTCCTGGTCTGCCGCCGGGAACATTTCGGGCACCAGGCCCTGGGCGAAGCCGGTGACGATGCGCCGCAGGATGGGGGCGCTTTCCGCGCTGCCGTTGGCGGTGGCGTAGGCGGTGAAGAGCTTGTCCACCAGCCCCCGGTCTTCCAGCTCCAGGCCCAGTTCCGTCAGGGTCAGGGCGTCCAGGGCGGCGCGGAACTGCGGGCTCTGGGGGGCGGCGGTCAGCCCGGGGGCAAGGTTCTGGAACGCGCCGTCCAGGGTCAGGCGGTAGAGACCCTCTGCCGTGACGGTCAGTTCCTGAAGGTTCAGGGTCTGCGCGGCGGGGTCGTGGATGTAGCGCACGTCGCAATCGGTCAGGGCCTGCTCCAGCCCCAGGGCCTCGACCACGGGCCGGGCCTGCTCCGGGGCTTCCAGCGACCCGGGGGCCACCCCGGACAGCTTCAGCCGCGCGGCATGGGGGAAGTCCAGCCAGTGTCCGGACAGGGGCGCCAGGGTGGCCTTGGCGATGCGCATCGGCTCCTGGCTGTCATTTGTGCTGATTCTTATTTTTTCCAGGCGGATGACGCTGTCCAGGGAGAGGACGTTGACCCGCTTGGTGGCGCGGATGGTGGCCCCGCCCGCGCTGGCCTCGGCCAGCCAGCCGTCCAGCATGGCCGCGACGCGGTGGTTGGCGTACAGCCAGCCCGCAAGGAACAGGGCGGCGGCCAGGGCGAGGGGGATGGCGAGGGCGAGGGTGCGTCGTGTCATGGCGGCCTTCCTGGTGTCGGAGGTGGCGAGCGGGCGGAGTGCGTCGGGCCGGGGCGCCTGGTTCCGCTACAGTTCCCAAAGATTCACCATGTCCACAACGCGAGGTCAACAGGAAGTTTCCCCCCGCGCGGGCGCGATACTCTCTCCCCGGCTGGGCCCTGGCGGCAAGTTTCCCCCGCGTGGGCGGGATGCTCGCGC
Protein-coding sequences here:
- a CDS encoding GNAT family N-acetyltransferase, which translates into the protein MSLLFGLLTPELDRSGFACGEPALDAYLHKQAGQDMKRGFATVVAACESSSPAVIVGYYTLCAASILLTALPEETARKMSRYPAVPAIRLGRLAVSTAMQGQHIGSLLVLDAVRRAWRNELAWAAFLVDAKNERAAAFYEKFLFQRFRENTLTLWMHRKQAGALIAALG
- the ilvC gene encoding ketol-acid reductoisomerase; amino-acid sequence: MKIYYDQDADLGLLKGKTVAIIGYGSQGHAHAQNLRDSGVNVVIGQRPGGANYELAKEHGFEPLSAAEAAKKADCIMILLPDQTQASVYRNDIAPNLAPGKVLFFAHGFNIHYTQIVPPKDVDVVMVAPKGPGHLVRRVYTEGGGVPCLVAVHQDASGKAQDIALAYAKGIGGARSGVMETTFKEETETDLFGEQVVLCGGLTSLIQKGFETLVEAGYQPEVAYFECLHEVKLIVDLIYEGGLAKMRHSISDTAEYGDFTRGPRIVNDAAKAEMKRVLQEIQDGRFAKEFILENVAGQASMHAMRKMTAEHPIEKVGAKLRGMMTWLKK
- a CDS encoding DUF1778 domain-containing protein; translated protein: MTHQTENSMSRIDARIPLSVREVIDRAAAMQGRTRTDFLIEAALEKAERVIAEQAVLRLVVADQEVLAKALLDEQVTEATPFIKGLAAEYAARIRHT